Proteins found in one Plasmodium sp. gorilla clade G2 genome assembly, chromosome: 14 genomic segment:
- a CDS encoding ATP-dependent protease, putative produces the protein MLALRWNLLKVRRKENYNRCAYYFYRTSTNKKRDHYENDLKRVKEVKCVALLNKPLFPGLTYVLNSDKNVVQYLGVQNNCKEKKNIFVGLFFQKENIIETHHKINNTYDDNNCNIYEPHHTLNDKRIKIDKNILRKDINLFTNINDIYSYGCVGVIKEILYDEDDANNICDEKDYNKINETNDIIKKVHFNEKNKKEKDNNYLSKKPLQMTNMNREDDLIIHDKLKKNNEKLNLNIHKSIYRIVVETIAKIKIEKWNEVEKVGYIDIIKNKDYDINNKEIKICYLEIIDKIKKIICMNSCNNREYNILLKYYNTKNLYNLIYFVGNISLSKNINIQNLLEKNILKDQLKICLQLLCDDIYLLEMKQKLNDQINEKFENDKKIMIIKEQINILKKQQQNIEKHTDGNNIIKYDHDLLCDNFKDKLMLIRSYISNEAYQIINQDINKFMLYSENSNEYSSTYQYLNTTLNIPFNKIKLLNDNIFECEKILNKNHYGLKDVKKYILEYLALYILNKSIKSKILLLVGSPGTGKTSICKSISECLNIPYYIINMNNIHNMNDLIGHRKTYVNSYQGQIINSLIATRIMNPIVILDEFDKISFINTNIYNTLLNIFDKEQNEHFKDQYINFEVDISKIFFICTANSIENIPDVLLDRVEIINIHAYTNMEKIDIYKNYLKHKIENETKITSLYLNISNDMLLYILDNYTQENGLRQFYNILYNIYKKRAYMLIKGYNKKIDITLNNISEFISSDKLITKKYYHNNIHLNINNEKNVNTCEGLVKSLAFTENGGQVIMIEVSSLSDTIKSHNYYNFYQMGYNDDHMISIQEQKLKNNKIYETENMCELLNNIEMVHPEKEIFSISNKSCKNIYNNIYEDNDKKCFTSSFFMTQDGYIKEKERAIQVSLMNNQPVLNSYNENNKNVYDHDNILQNNSNKYKKKEDKIYPHNNSHYEHDTIHNNNNKKKKNNLNYNITITGNVSRTMQESILIAYTYSMNLLNTIIPKFESKPLHINLSDGDIKKDGTSAGINFVTCILSYYLNIPVDNNICMTGEINLNGYVLKIGGLYEKLNVAKNFGINTLIIPKENSNEYQSLPQHVKQNIKVLYVHHYSQIFNFIFNNKK, from the coding sequence ATGCTGGCGCTGCGTTGGAACCTCCTGAAAGTTAggagaaaagaaaattacaATAGATGcgcatattatttttatagaacATCAACAAACAAGAAAAGAGATCATTATGAAAACGATTTAAAAAGAGTTAAAGAGGTAAAGTGTGTGgctttattaaataaaccATTATTTCCTGGGCTTACCTATGTTTTGAATAGTGATAAAAATGTGGTACAATATTTAGGAGTTCAAAATAATTGtaaggaaaagaaaaatatatttgtaggCCTTTTTTTTCAGAAAGAAAACATAATAGAGACACaccataaaataaataacacatatgatgataataattgtaatatatatgaacctCATCATACTTTAAATGATAAACGAATAAAgatagataaaaatatattaagaaaagatataaatttatttaccaacattaatgatatatattcttatggATGTGTAGGTGTAATAAAAGAGATTCTATATGATGAGGATGatgcaaataatatatgtgacGAAAaggattataataaaataaatgaaactaatgatattattaaaaaggtTCATTTcaatgaaaagaataaaaaagaaaaggataataattatttatcaaaaaaacCTTTACAAATGACAAATATGAACAGAGAAGATGATTTGATAATACAtgacaaattaaaaaaaaataatgaaaaattaaatttgaATATTCATAAATCTATATATCGCATTGTTGTTGAGACAAtagcaaaaataaaaatagaaaagtGGAATGAAGTTGAAAAAGTAggatatatagatataataaaaaataaagattatgatattaataataaggaaataaaaatatgttactTAGAAATaattgataaaataaaaaaaataatatgtatgaatAGTTGTAATAATagagaatataatatattattaaaatattataatacgaaaaatttatataaccttatatattttgttggAAATATAAGTTTatctaaaaatattaacattCAGAATTtgttagaaaaaaatattttaaaagatcaATTGAAAATATGTTTACAGTTATTAtgtgatgatatatatttgttagaaatgaaacaaaaattaaatgaccaaataaatgaaaaatttgaaaatgataaaaaaattatgataataaaagaacaaataaatatattaaaaaaacaacagcaaaatatagaaaaacatACAGatggaaataatattattaaatatgatCATGATTTATTATGTGACAATTTTAAAGATAAATTAATGTTAATTCGTAGTTATATAAGTAATGAAGCTTATCAAATTATAAAtcaagatataaataaatttatgttatataGTGAAAATTCGAATGAATATTCTTCTACTTATCAATATTTAAATACCACTTTAAATATTCCATTTAATAAGATTAAATtgttaaatgataatatatttgaatgtgaaaaaatattaaataaaaatcattatGGTCTAAAGGatgtaaagaaatatatattagaatatttagctttatatatattaaataaaagtataaaatcaaaaatattattattagttgGTAGTCCAGGTACAGGTAAAACATCTATTTGTAAATCTATAAGTGAATGTCTAAATATtccttattatataattaatatgaataatatacataatatgaatgacTTGATAGGACATAGAAAAACATATGTTAATAGTTATCAAGGTCAAATTATAAATTCTTTGATAGCAACAAGAATTATGAATCCTATAGTTATATTAGATGAATTTGACAAAATAagttttataaatacaaatatttataatacgttgttaaatatatttgataaagAACAGAATGAACATTTCAAAGatcaatatattaattttgaaGTAGATAtttctaaaatattttttatatgtactgCAAATTCTATAGAAAATATTCCTGATGTGTTATTAGACAGAgttgaaattataaatatacatgcatatacaaatatggaaaaaatagatatatataaaaattatttaaaacacaaaatagaaaatgaaacaaaaattacatcattatatttaaatatatcaaatgatatgttattatatatcctTGATAATTATACTCAAGAAAATGGATTAAGACAATTCTATAATatcttatataatatatataagaaaaggGCATATATGTTGATAAaaggatataataaaaaaatagacatcacattaaataatatatctgaaTTTATAAGTTCAGATAAattaattacaaaaaaatattatcataataatatacacttaaatataaataatgaaaaaaatgtaaatacaTGTGAGGGATTAGTAAAATCATTAGCCTTTACTGAGAATGGAGGACAAGTAATTATGATAGAAGTATCAAGTTTGAGCGATACAATTAAAtcacataattattataatttttatcaaatGGGTTATAATGATGATCATATGATATCAATACAAgaacaaaaattaaagaataataaaatatatgaaacaGAAAATATGtgtgaattattaaataatatagaaatggTACATcctgaaaaagaaatattttcaatttctAATAAGtcatgtaaaaatatatataataacatttatgaagataatgataaaaaatgtttcacatcttcattttttatgaCACAAGATGGTTATatcaaagaaaaagaaagagcAATTCAGGTTTCTCTTATGAATAATCAACCAGTATTAAATTCTTATaatgagaataataaaaatgtatatgacCATGATAATATTCTtcaaaataattcaaataaatataaaaaaaaggaagataaaatatatccaCATAATAATTCACATTACGAACATGATactatacataataataataataagaagaagaagaataatttaaattataatattactatAACTGGAAATGTGAGTAGAACTATGCAAGAAAGTATACTTATTGCATATACTTATTCTATGAACTTATTAAATACGATTATACCAAAATTTGAAAGTAAACCTcttcatataaatttaagtgatggagatataaaaaaagatggTACAAGTGCTGGTATTAATTTTGTTACTTGTATTTtatcttattatttaaatataccagtagataataatatatgtatgacaggagaaataaatttaaatggttatgttttaaaaatagggggattatatgaaaaattaaatgtagCCAAAAATTTTGGTATAAATACTTTAATCATACCAAAAGAAAATTCAAACGAATATCAATCACTCCCTCAGCATGTTAAGCAAAACATAAAAGTATTATATGTTCATCATTATTctcaaatatttaattttatctttaataataaaaaataa
- a CDS encoding uracil-DNA glycosylase has product MNNPTIQKTIDQFFKVKRKSSILSGGIEKKKKKVILEEGEEKSLEVSLKEENVNILKTKKIINNDDEIEKTGIISNISMSASTIDNEINDNVKEKVCEQGYMEEIKKLMHTEWYELLKDELKKNYFKNMYLKIKEERKTKVIYPPEQLVFNAFLKTPLSNIKVVIVGQDPYHQKDQAMGLCFSVPIGVKIPPSLKNILKEMKQKSNHGNLISWSEQGVFLLNTSLTVEENKPASHKNYGWETFTDKVINIINHQKEKIIFMLWGNFAIKKCKNIDINKHFILKAGHPSPLSIKHFQNCNHFAKCNKILTQHNFTPIKWELPQ; this is encoded by the coding sequence ATGAATAATCCAACCATTCAAAAAACAATCGATCAATTTTTTAaagtaaaaagaaaaagtagTATCCTTAGTGGGGgcatagaaaaaaaaaaaaagaaagtaaTTTTAGAAGAAGGAGAAGAAAAGTCGTTGGAAGTTAgtttaaaagaagaaaatgtaaACATTTTGAAgacgaaaaaaataataaataatgatgatgagaTAGAAAAGACCGGTATAATAAGTAATATTAGTATGAGTGCTAGTACAAtagataatgaaataaatgataatgtaaaagaaaaagtttGTGAACAAGGATATATGgaagaaataaagaaattaatgCATACAGAATGGTATGAACTATTAAaagatgaattaaaaaagaattattttaaaaatatgtatttaaaaataaaagaagaaaggaAAACCAAAGTTATATATCCACCTGAACAATTAGTTTTTAAtgcttttttaaaaacaccATTATCAAATATTAAAGTAGTTATAGTAGGTCAAGATCCTTATCATCAAAAAGATCAAGCCATGGGATTATGTTTTTCTGTACCTATAGGAGTAAAAATACCTCCaagtttaaaaaatattttaaaagaaatgaaacaaaaaagTAATCATGGAAATTTAATAAGTTGGTCAGAACAAGgagtatttttattaaacacATCATTAACagttgaagaaaataaaccAGCAtctcataaaaattatggaTGGGAAACATTTACTGATAAagtaattaatataataaatcatcaaaaagaaaaaataatttttatgttatgGGGAAATTTTGCTATTAagaaatgtaaaaatattgatataaataaacattttatattaaaggCAGGACATCCATCACCTCTAAGTATTAAACATTTTCAAAATTGTAATCACTTTGCCAAgtgtaataaaattttaacacAACATAATTTCACTCCCATCAAATGGGAGCTACcgcaataa
- a CDS encoding small nuclear ribonucleoprotein-associated protein B, putative, whose translation MGKNSRLETWLQYRVRVTISDTRYFVGTFLSYDRHMNIVLVDAEEFRKVKSQENSMKEIKRVVGLILIRGENIVSFTAEQAPINKKSMSNVINKGIATGRGIPLNNYVPMQNNFNNPLGNPMGTMPTGMVLNTGANKNLNPAINPNIRLPNMGINNQRPMMPPINMQINQNLPNNNTNQVRGLPPGAPPQLPFPPNMNPPAE comes from the exons atgGGAAAAAATTCACGTTTAGAAACATGGCTACAGTATAGAGTTAGGGTTACTATAAGTGATACAAGATATTTTGTTGGTACCTTTCTTTCATATGATAGGCATATGAATATAGTTTTAGTAGATGCAGAAGAATTTAGAAAAGTAAAAAGTCAGGAGAATTCAATGaag gAGATAAAGCGTGTGGTTggattaatattaataagagGAGAAAACATTGTTTCTTTTACAGCTGAACAAGCaccaataaataaaaaatcaatGAGTAATGTTATCAATAAAGGTATTGCAACAGGTAGAGGTATaccattaaataattatgtacCTAtgcaaaataattttaataatccTCTAGGTAATCCTATGGGTACTATGCCCACAGGTATGGTATTAAATACAGGtgcaaataaaaatttaaatccAGCAATTAATCCAAATATAAGATTACCAAATATGGGAATAAATAATCAGAGACCTATGATGCCTCCAATAAATATGCAAATTAATCAGAACTtaccaaataataatacaaatcaAGTAAGAGGATTACCACCAGGAGCTCCACCACAATTACCTTTCCCACCTAATATGAATCCTCCAGCAGAATAA
- a CDS encoding ubiquitin carboxyl-terminal hydrolase, putative, with the protein MSLVKGTLHVSILNNYMDFYKESTVDKIESSFSIRNNNEFNTKNNEKRKSSLNMMNEEEKMKNKISKCPKNNNLYKKKKKKRKEKNIISNKSKGKKFIKINIKGKDKKNNINGNTNNNINNKNNNCNNNSNNKNNSSCKNIFKGSINKRNSKLLLKDELKNDEKIYLEQINNAFISLNKNDMNMIRKCKEKNHLIRQMNSKIKKKKYNKKNVLISKRINKEIQILKRNDSYIIYHINEKKKTAKEKEKKRKKRKKILKSIFYNRKRSHYYISNLLKTFMKIKNNKIQKKLKQYVYLKEIYSTINMQNKQTGNNLNEQNKSEIIYDDLKKVLQPNKCDNKLFRMNFKRSKNLTNEKKNYINENYSNNNNNNNIYSEDSCMGEILSDDYIILNKKKSNKLENKISNNIINHRHCSEDMYLNTSILKENNNNFINSYVMKENDMNVMNLKNDIKEKEDQLILKNENKKIQLCNENELDNEKKNKGDNIILDNIQGKDNFYKYINVLSINKLIKGEGSLEKRTNKSDSSNNEHKSDNIYDNKKINYKNNPNYTSELLQKMENSKNLFDEAKEKKKKSKKIKEKKIKEKKMNSCVNKNIMDHVNLDEHEESVKKRRKKKKKTNNKEKYNMKNKSDKIFEELTSTNGCINSSSNNNNNNNNNNDNYIILTGNGQNISDEEISEYITKQGLNLKEYLIWKEIKIKESKELIHLNVDASFSVSKGAGLYNYGQNICFFNSIIQAIIRIPYICKDLLNKLHSLNCEKRKKKTFCFYCLFEQFACNIISKKSVIKNVLIPYIKKYMCNSYHIGYQEDVHEYLRYFLNSLEKTSFFSSIYIQKMFTGVSKNVTICMNCNNVSLKYEQYYELSLDISSSNNLEDALKNFLSKEMLVGENGYYCEKCKKKKRATKQCVINKLPRVLTIQIKRFFMNSNFDIVKNHKNISYPLYLDMKYYVNNYDLFENNFNNNVISLYEKMNKTNGVGTTMNGNNNNNNIYHENNSCNINYNNTTQKSVNEQDIIHEHSFRRNKINYENDFLLNNINKKRECSNDDIICNINKNEDIFFNNNEKEFIIKENYMNTNQCIKLRGGNDNINIHVLKIIENILIDLKESLYKKQIQNKLTSKVLRNMIREKKKLLIKELKKIKFSKLYKDISLRISKDIDMLYYFFKVNRENDKFKKIIYKYKIDYYEYYVGSTNFKADFIKYNHNFDSPSKDHDNNSPLQNNDINNNRQSNVNLKEQNMNNTNKKKNNYFSFELTGLIKHIGSGTDYGHYIALTKSNNNIYLQCDDNHISYINRKDILKCVKNAYVFIYTCINPEFIDFYNKYVDVLEKKNFDINLPVFEKRVEFKERITMPKEKFINKSLCY; encoded by the coding sequence atGAGTTTAGTTAAAGGTACTTTACATGTTTCAATTTTAAACAACTACATGGATTTCTATAAAGAAAGTACTGTAGACAAAATTGAatcttcattttctataAGAAATAACAACGaatttaatacaaaaaataatgaaaaaaggaAGTCCTCCTTAAATATGATGAACGAAGAAGAAAAgatgaaaaacaaaatatccAAATGTCCAAAGAACAACAacttatataagaaaaagaaaaagaaaaggaaggaaaagaatataataagtaATAAATCGAAAGGTAAGAAATTTATAAAGATCAATATAAAAggtaaagataaaaaaaataacataaatgGAAACACTAACAACAACATAAACAATAAGAAcaataattgtaataataatagtaataataagaataatagtTCTTGcaagaatatttttaaaggatccataaataaaagaaacagtaaattattattaaaagacgaattaaaaaatgatgaaaaaatatatcttgaACAAATTAATAACGCATTTATTTCCTTGAACAAAAATGATATGAACATGATCAGAAAATGTAAAGAGAAAAATCACTTAATAAGACAAATgaattcaaaaataaaaaaaaagaaatataataaaaaaaatgtattaatatcCAAACGAATAAACAAAGAAATTCAAATcttaaaaagaaatgattcttatattatttatcatatcaatgaaaagaaaaagaccgcaaaagaaaaagaaaagaaaagaaaaaaaagaaaaaaaattttaaaatctatattttataatagaaaaaggtcacattattatatatctaatcttttaaaaacatttatgaagataaagaataataaaatacaaaagaaattaaaacaaTATGTATATCTCAAGGAAATATATTCAACTATAAATATGCAGAATAAACAAACCGGTAACAATTTAAATGAACAGAATAAGTCTGAAATTATTTAtgatgatttaaaaaaagtcTTGCAACCTAACAAGtgtgataataaattatttagaaTGAATTTTAAACGTTCAAAGAATTTAacgaatgaaaaaaaaaattatataaacgaaaattatagtaataataataataataataatatttatagtgAGGATAGTTGTATGGGTGAAATTCTTAGTgatgattatataatattaaataaaaagaaatctAATAAACTTGAAAACAAAAtatctaataatattattaatcatAGACATTGTAGTGAGGATATGTATTTGAACACATcgatattaaaagaaaataataataacttcATTAATTCATATGTtatgaaagaaaatgatatgaatgtaatgaatttaaagaatgatattaaagaaaaagaagatcaattgattttaaaaaatgaaaataagaaaatacaaTTGTGTAATGAAAACGAATTAGATAATGAGAAAAAGAATAAGGGAGATAACATAATATTGGATAATATACAAGGTaaagataatttttataaatatattaatgtcttgtctattaataaattaataaaaggaGAAGGTTCTTTAGAAAAAAGAACTAATAAAAGtgatagtagtaataatgaacataaaagtgataatatttatgataataaaaaaataaattataaaaataatccaAATTATACTTCCGAATTGTTACAAAAAATGGAGAATAGTAAAAACTTGTTTGATGaagcaaaagaaaaaaaaaaaaaatcaaaaaaaattaaagaaaaaaaaataaaagaaaaaaaaatgaatagttgtgttaataaaaatataatggatCATGTTAATTTGGATGAGCATGAAGAAAGTGTAAAAAagagaaggaaaaaaaaaaaaaaaactaacaacaaagaaaaatataatatgaaaaataaaagtgaCAAAATTTTTGAAGAACTTACAAGTACAAATGGTTGTAttaatagtagtagtaataataataataataataataataataatgataattatattatattaacagGTAATGGACAAAATATTAGTGATGAAGAAATATCtgaatatataacaaaacaaGGTTtgaatttaaaagaatatcTTATATGGAAAGAAATAAAGATTAAAGAAAGCAAAGAACTTATTCATTTAAATGTAGATGCATCATTTAGTGTTTCGAAGGGTGCTGggttatataattatggTCAGAATATATGTTTCTTTAATAGTATTATTCAAGCAATTATAAGAATTCCTTATATTTGTaaagatttattaaataaattacatTCATTAAATTgtgaaaaaaggaaaaaaaaaacattttgtttttattgtttatttGAACAATTCgcttgtaatattatatcaaaaaaaagtgtaataaaaaatgtattaataccatatataaagaaatatatgtgtaatagTTATCATATAGGATATCAAGAAGATGTACATGAATATTTAAGATATTTTCTAAATTCTTTAGAAAAgacatcttttttttcatcgaTTTATATACAGAAAATGTTTACAGGAGTATCAAAAAATGTAACCATATGTATGAATTGTAATAATGTATCACttaaatatgaacaatattaTGAATTATCTTTAGATATTAGCTCATCTAATAATTTGGAAGATGCCTTAAAGAATTTTTTGTCAAAGGAAATGTTAGTAGGAGAAAATGGATATTATTgtgaaaaatgtaaaaaaaaaaaaagagcaACAAAACAATgtgttattaataaattaccAAGAGTTCTAactatacaaataaaaagattTTTTATGAATTCAAATTTTGATATAGTAAAAAATcacaaaaatatttcttatccattatatttagatatgaaatattatgttaataattatgatttattcgagaataattttaataataatgttatatctttatatgaaaaaatgaataaaacaAATGGTGTAGGCACTACAATGaatggaaataataataataataatatatatcatgagAATAATTcttgtaatataaattataataatactacACAGAAAAGTGTAAATGAACAAGATATAATACATGAACATTCATTTAGAAGAAACAAAATTAATTACGAAAatgattttcttttaaataatataaataaaaagagagAGTGTTCTAATGATGATATcatttgtaatataaataaaaatgaagatatattttttaataataatgaaaaagaatttataataaaagaaaattatatgaatactAATCAATGTATTAAATTAAGAGGaggaaatgataatataaatatacacgtcctaaaaattattgaaaatattttaattgatCTCAAAGAaagtttatataaaaaacaaatacaaaataaattgaCATCAAAAGTTTTAAGAAATATGATacgagaaaaaaaaaaactactcataaaagaattaaagaaaattaaattttctaaattatataaagatatttcTTTAAGGATATCTAAAGATATtgatatgttatattatttttttaaagtaaatagagaaaatgataaatttaaaaaaattatatataaatataaaatagattattatgaatattatgtTGGATCTACAAATTTTAAGGcagattttataaaatataatcataatttCGATTCTCCTTCTAAAGatcatgataataatagtcctcttcaaaataatgatataaataataatagacaATCGAATGTAAATTTGAAAGAGCAAAATATGAACAAcactaataaaaaaaaaaataattatttttcattcgAATTAACAGGATTAATTAAACATATAGGATCTGGAACAGATTATGGTCATTATATCGCTCTAACCaaatctaataataatatttatttacaatgTGATGATAAccatatttcatatattaatagaaaAGATATTTTAAAGTGTGTAAAGAATGCATacgtttttatatatacatgcaTCAATCCCGAATTTATcgatttttataataaatatgtagatgttttagaaaaaaaaaattttgatatCAATTTACCTGTATTTGAAAAGAGAGTAGAATTCAAAGAAAGAATAACAATgccaaaagaaaaatttataaataaatcgttatgctattaa
- a CDS encoding RNA guanylyltransferase, whose protein sequence is MITSTYHPGEKIENEFLKEKIRSKINEMLKWKRRGFPGCNPVSLTNHNIKNLFTKDYLICEKTDGVRYFLFIASNTTFLIDRNYEIFKNDMHIPTLEDLSKKQQLTLLDGELVEDIIYNKKTGVEEKKIVYLIYDGLYIQRKDITNLSYFERLTNVYNYVITPLKKYKKSQKKKKNKNNLQSNNENESLYIELDEKDNTKKRKNNLNNILAQEEKLLISQNKNDHPHINNKNGNALDMNNFNMDNINMDNINMDNINMNNINMDNINMNNINMDNINMDNINMDNINMNQNLNTPNEKNNLMMNHGILSEENNNTIEKIERNDNINTLNNCNFLLCKREEHREEKEDDEEEEDERSFSSDDTASTIHEEEIPFEIYLKDFYPIEKISELIKIMKKLPHYSDGIIFTPLHSPYITGNFYQLLKWKPLNLNTVDFGIETIYDEYNIPSKFELFISINGVRTSYKCYLAEYGDVYKELLQLAISNKISHYIIECYYVSKNIFSICKGENGKEQKVEGGWIAQKIRFDKNIPNDISTLNKVIQSILDNITIDSLIKEISRNRKGK, encoded by the coding sequence ATGATCACGAGTACATATCACCCTGGAGAAAAAATTGAGAATGAATTTTTGAAGGAAAAGATTCGCTCAAAAATTAATGAAATGCTAAAATGGAAAAGGAGAGGTTTTCCAGGTTGTAATCCTGTATCCTTAAcaaatcataatataaaaaatttatttactaaagattatttaatatgtgAGAAAACTGATGGTGTACGCTACTTTTTGTTTATAGCATCAAATACAACATTTTTAATTGATAGAAATTatgaaatttttaaaaatgatatgcATATACCAACTTTAGAAGATTTATCAAAAAAACAACAACTAACTTTATTAGATGGAGAATTAGTTGaagatattatttataataaaaaaactggagtagaagaaaaaaaaattgtttatttaatttatgatggtttatatatacaaagaAAAGATATAACAAATTTATCTTATTTTGAGAGATTaacaaatgtatataattatgttataacacctttaaaaaaatataaaaaatcgcaaaaaaaaaaaaaaaataaaaataatttacaatctaataatgaaaatgaatcTCTATATATTGAACTTgatgaaaaagataatactaaaaaaagaaaaaataatttaaataatatcttAGCACAAGAAGAAAAGCTATTGATAtctcaaaataaaaatgaccatccacatattaataataaaaatggcAATGCTCttgatatgaataattttaatatggataatattaatatggataatattaatatggataacattaatatgaataatattaatatggataatattaatatgaataatattaatatggataatattaatatggataatattaatatggataatattaatatgaatcAGAACCTAAATACTcctaatgaaaaaaataatttaatgatGAATCATGGAATTCTTAgcgaagaaaataataatactataGAAAAGATCGAAaggaatgataatattaatacttTAAATAATTGTAACTTTCTGTTGTGTAAACGAGAAGAACAtagagaagaaaaagaagatgatgaagaagaagaagatgaacGTTCGTTTTCATCTGATGATACTGCTTCAACAATTCATGAGGAAGAAATTccttttgaaatatatttaaaagatttttatccaatagaaaaaatatctgaacttataaaaattatgaaaaagcTACCTCATTATTCTGAtggtattatttttacacCTTTACATTCACCATATATAACAGGTAATTTTTATCAACTCCTAAAATGGAAACCTCTAAATTTAAATACTGTCGATTTTGGAATAGAAACTATATacgatgaatataatattcctAGTAAATTTGAACTCTTTATATCTATAAACGGGGTAAGGACATCATATAAATGTTATCTTGCTGAATATGGAGATGTCTACAAAGAATTATTACAATTGGCtatttcaaataaaatatcacATTATATTATTGAATGTTATTATGTCTCCAAAAATATCTTCTCAATTTGTAAAGGTGAAAATGGTAAGGAACAAAAAGTAGAAGGAGGGTGGATAGCTCAAAAAATAAGATTcgataaaaatattccaaATGATATATCAACACTAAATAAAGTTATACAAAGTATACTTGATAATATTACTATAGATTCGTTAATCAAAGAAATATCGAGAAatagaaaaggaaaataa